The Oxyura jamaicensis isolate SHBP4307 breed ruddy duck chromosome 28, BPBGC_Ojam_1.0, whole genome shotgun sequence genome contains a region encoding:
- the ABHD17A gene encoding alpha/beta hydrolase domain-containing protein 17A, with protein sequence MNGLSISQLCCLFCCPPCPSRIAAKLAFLPPEPTYAVVPEPEPVGSTSTGSLRGGAAGRWKLHLKDRADFQYSQRELDNIEVFVTKSSRGNRIGCMYVRCVPGARYTVLFSHGNAVDLGQMSSFYIGLGTRINCNIFSYDYSGYGASTGKPSERNLYSDIDAAWQALRTRYGISPENIILYGQSIGTVPTVDLASRYECAAIVLHSPLTSGMRVAFPETKKTYWFDAFPNIEKISKITSPVLIIHGTEDEVIDFSHGLALFERCPKAVEPLWVDGAGHNDIELYSQYLERLRKFISQELASQRN encoded by the exons ATGAACGGGCTGTCgatcagccagctctgctgcctcttctgctgCCCCCCGTGCCCCAGCCGCATCGCCGCCAAGCTGGCCTTCCTGCCCCCGGAGCCCACCTACGCCGTGGTCCCTGAGCCAGAGCCCGTcggcagcaccagcaccggCTCCCTGCGAGGCGGCGCCGCGGGGCGATGGAAGCTGCACTTGAAGGACCGGGCGGATTTCCAGTACTCCCAGCGGGAGCTGGACAACATTGAGGTGTTTGTCACCAAGAGCAGCCGAGGGAACCGCATCGGCTGCATGTACGTCCGCTGCGTGCCGGGCGCCAG GTACACGGTGCTCTTCTCACATGGCAATGCCGTGGACCTGGGGCAGATGAGCAGCTTCTACATCGGGCTGGGCACCCGCATCAACTGCAACATCTTCTCCTACGACTACTCGGGCTACGGCGCCAGCACGGGCAAGCCCTCGGAGAGGAACCTCTACTCCGACATCGACGCCGCGTGGCAAGCGCTGCGGACGcg gtACGGGATCAGCCCGGAGAACATCATTTTGTACGGACAAAGCATCGGCACGGTGCCCACAGTTGATCTGGCTTCCCGCTACGAGTGCGCTGCCATCGTGCTCCACTCCCCGCTCACCTCCGGCATGAGAGTCGCCTTCCCTGAGACCAAGAAGACCTACTGGTTCGATGCCTTCCCCAA CATTGAGAAGATCTCCAAAATCACCTCTCCCGTCCTCATCATCCACGGCACGGAGGACGAAGTCATCGACTTCTCCCATGGCCTGGCACTCTTTGAACGCTGCCCCAAGGCCGTGGAGCCGCTGTGGGTGGATGGGGCCGGGCACAATGACATTGAACTGTACAGCCAGTACCTCGAGCGCCTTCGGAAATTCATCTCCCAGGAGCTGGCCAGCCAACGCAACTAG
- the LOC118179124 gene encoding AN1-type zinc finger protein 5-like isoform X1: MAQETNQTQVPLLCTTGCGFYGSPRTNGMCSICYKEFLQRQQSSDRISPSAASGPNSSPMASDSIAGQHAEGDSTPEDVKASAQTPVTHQMTAMSISREENSSETEGFIKTEEGTSASSSSGTLLETSQNTAESKTSSEKPKQKKNRCFTCRKKIGLTGFDCRCGNLFCAIHRYSDMHACPYDYKAEAAEKIRKENPVVVAEKIQKL, encoded by the exons ATGGCTCAAGAGACGAATCAAACCCAGGTGCCTCTGCTGTGTACCACTGGCTGTGGATTTTATGGCAGCCCCCGAACCAATGGGATGTGCTCCATTTGCTATAAGGAATTTCTGCAGAGGCAACAGAGCAGTGACCGGATAAGCCCATCAG CAGCCAGTGGTCCCAACAGCAGCCCCATGGCATCAGACTCGATTGCAGGGCAGCATGCAGAAGGAGACTCCACGCCTGAGGATGTGAAAGCCAG CGCTCAGACTCCTGTGACCCATCAGATGACAGCCATGAGCATatccagagaagaaaacagcagcgAGACGGAAGGGTTCATCAAGACAGAAGAAGGCACATCAGCATCTTCCTCATCAG GTACTCTCCTTGAAACGTCCCAGAACACAGCTGAGAGCAAGACATCTTCagaaaaaccaaaacagaaaaagaatcgCTGCTTCACATGCCGGAAGAAGATAGGGCTGACTG GCTTTGACTGCCGCTGCGGAAACCTGTTCTGTGCCATTCACCGGTACTCAGACATGCACGCCTGCCCCTATGACTACAAGGCAGAAGCCGCTGAGAAGATCCGGAAGGAGAACCCCGTCGTTGTAGCTGAGAAGATCCAGAAGCTGTGA
- the LOC118179124 gene encoding AN1-type zinc finger protein 5-like isoform X2, with protein MAQETNQTQVPLLCTTGCGFYGSPRTNGMCSICYKEFLQRQQSSDRISPSASGPNSSPMASDSIAGQHAEGDSTPEDVKASAQTPVTHQMTAMSISREENSSETEGFIKTEEGTSASSSSGTLLETSQNTAESKTSSEKPKQKKNRCFTCRKKIGLTGFDCRCGNLFCAIHRYSDMHACPYDYKAEAAEKIRKENPVVVAEKIQKL; from the exons ATGGCTCAAGAGACGAATCAAACCCAGGTGCCTCTGCTGTGTACCACTGGCTGTGGATTTTATGGCAGCCCCCGAACCAATGGGATGTGCTCCATTTGCTATAAGGAATTTCTGCAGAGGCAACAGAGCAGTGACCGGATAAGCCCATCAG CCAGTGGTCCCAACAGCAGCCCCATGGCATCAGACTCGATTGCAGGGCAGCATGCAGAAGGAGACTCCACGCCTGAGGATGTGAAAGCCAG CGCTCAGACTCCTGTGACCCATCAGATGACAGCCATGAGCATatccagagaagaaaacagcagcgAGACGGAAGGGTTCATCAAGACAGAAGAAGGCACATCAGCATCTTCCTCATCAG GTACTCTCCTTGAAACGTCCCAGAACACAGCTGAGAGCAAGACATCTTCagaaaaaccaaaacagaaaaagaatcgCTGCTTCACATGCCGGAAGAAGATAGGGCTGACTG GCTTTGACTGCCGCTGCGGAAACCTGTTCTGTGCCATTCACCGGTACTCAGACATGCACGCCTGCCCCTATGACTACAAGGCAGAAGCCGCTGAGAAGATCCGGAAGGAGAACCCCGTCGTTGTAGCTGAGAAGATCCAGAAGCTGTGA